The DNA segment ATACCCTGCTTGAACCACCTGGCTCGCTGTGCTGAACTACCGTGCGTAAAAGAATCCGGGACAACATACCCTTTGGCTTGACTTTGCAAGCGATCGTCGCCAATACTGCTAGCAGCATTCAGCGCCTCTTCAACGTCGCCTGCTTCAAGAACTTGCCGCGAACGATTAGCATGGTTTGCCCACACACCAGCGAAACAGTCTGCCTGTAACTCTAGCCGGACTGAAAGTTGGTTCGCCTCTCTTGCATCGACTTGACGCTGCAATGTCTGAACTTTACCAGAAATTCCCATTAAGTTCTGGACGTGATGGCCAACTTCGTGAGCAATTACATATGCTTGGGCAAAGTCTCCCGGTGCGTTGTACTTATACTTCAAATCTCTATAAAAGCTTAAGTCAATGTAGACTTTTTGATCGCGGGGGCAATAGAAGGGGCCAACTGCGGATCGGGCATAACCACATGCAGACTCGACGGCATTTGAGTAGATAACTAATTTAGGCTCTACATAATTTGCTCCCATTTGCCGAAACAGACTATTCCAAGTATCTTCGGTATCTGCCAGAACAACTGAAACAAACTCAGCCATGCGATCGCTCGCTCCAGAAGTTTGCGTTCGAGTAGACTCTGGGTAGGAGCGATCGCTCGGCGCTTGTTGTTGTCCTTGCTGGAAAACTACGCTTGGGTCTCCCCCCAAGAGAGCAACAATCACCGCCAGAAAAACTGCCCCAATACCACCGCCTACAACAGGGCCAGATACACCACTTCCGCGTCTATCTTCAACGTTGCTACTTCTACGACCTAATTCCCAGCGCATAACCTAAACCCCCCCCAAACTACTTAACTTGGCAGAAGTTACCAAGTTTTTATTTCACTTAACTTAGACTTTGGACAATTCACTCAAATTATTAGCGATCGCTTCATATAGATCCTCTGCCAGAGGGACGGCGCTGATTTATAGACGCTCTTACTTAGGGAAGGCTATACTTTGCGATCGCTTGGTTTTTTCCAATTCGATTTGTAAATGCGATCGCGCTATTGCCTCATGCCTGTCTTGCTCCAGGGCGCATAAAATAAGCGTCAAGCCTGTTCAGGTTAGCGTAGCTAGAGTAATAAGGAGCCAGAAATGAACCTAGCACAGTTAGTTCCGAGCGTGTGACAACTGCCTGCACCCGATAGACTTAAGTTGCTCCGTATCCTAGCGGAAGAGTTGGATACTAACGAGCATATTTCTCCTTTACAACCTTACAAAATCTATTATTTGCCAATTCCTTATAAAGCTTTTGGTACAGGTGAGACATTAATGCAAGCAATGCAGTCGGCTGATAATGAAGGTGACTAAAAAGGATGGTATATAGTGGTGCAAATGTGAATGTGTTAGCCTATGACAGTTAGCAAGTAGGCTCAACATTGCACATGAAACACATCAACGATCCGAAAGTTGCTGTCGATGCTGCAAGGTCTGATTCCACATCACCAGAAGATTTAGGTCTTCTTGCATCATCGCAGCACATTTTTGTCCGTGAAGCTGTTGCCGAGAATCCACACACTCCTGTTAGTACACTGAAAGCTTTATTTCCCTCGGCATTAGTTACAGACTATAGTGTTCGTATTGCGCTTGCACTCATCAAGAATCCAGCCTCTAGTTGTGAGTTTCTTCTCCCTGCTGCTTGTATGGTGCGAAATCATCTTTCGCTGTTTGAGCCGCGCAATTTCTATGCCATGTTGCTAATTGAAGCGATCGCCTCACACCCCCAAGTAACAGTCGAAGAGATACTACCGTTACTCGATCCGACATCGGTACCGCGTCATATACGAAACCGCATTGCGCGCGCTGCGATGCGAGAAGAACTTCTCATGGCATTATCTCAAGATCCAGCACAAACAGTTCGTTCTAACGCTGTCAAACGCCTTTCTATGCTCCAAGCAGAAAGTTCATAAATTCCAACAGTGCCTGCAAGTGCGTTGCAACGACACAAGGAAGTCCCTGGTGTTGAGCTTAAAGCTTTTGCAGCGAGCATTTATTACTGTGCTTAAACTCTTATAAAAGATTCCTTGAGTATCATCTCGGCTTTCACAAAAATATGATTTTTTTAATGTGCTACTCTACCAGCATTTTGTTAAATTTAAACTAATATTTTATCTATAACCATTTCCAAACTGTTTTATTTCAATGGACAGCAAAGAAAGTATTTTTACACAAAGGTTAGTTTGTAGATAAACACCCCTGGGCATATTTTATTTAAAATAAAATTTACACCCTAATAATCCTGATTTTTTGGATATTCCGTTTACACAATCGTAATGTTAAGTTTCGTCACTAAAATTTACAGTTTCTTACGCTTTAACCGCTCTAGTCCTAAAGGTTGATGCTAGTAACAGGGCGGGATCGAACAATATTCTTAGGGTGAGAAATAAATTTAAATAATTCTCATAACTCGGTTTATACCAATTCTCTTTTCACATTAAACACGAGCTAGACACAAAAGCTGAAGCAGCAGACAACGCTCGGAGTTGTCGGCTTAGTTCGCAAAATTAGAAATTGCTTTAGTACAGGAGCGATCGCCGGGATGAGGAGCAACCGCTATTGGTAGCTTGCTATCCCTTGGCGGGCTTTTTGTGTCGAGGTTCGCTTAGTTAGTTGAGCCAAACAAAATCAATTGAGCAAAGCATTCAAGTTTGACTAGGAAATTAACAAATGACTATTCACAACCAACCTGTTATTCATAAAGCCAGCACATCCTATGTTCTGATGCTGGCAGTTGTAGCTGCCATCGGCGGCTTTTTGTTTGGTTTTGATACTGCCGTCATTAATGGTGCGGTAGCGGCTTTAGGAAAAGCCTATCAAGCCAATAGTGTGTTAGTAGGATTGGCAGTTTCCTCCGCACTACTGGGTTCGGCGGTGGGGGCCTTCTTTGCCGGACAGCTCGCCGATCGCTACGGGCGCGTAAAAACAATGGTTGTAGCGGCTGGCCTGTTCTTCATCAGCGCCGTTGGTTCCGGTATTGCCTTTAACATTTGGGATTTCATGTTTTGGCGATTGGTGGGCGGATTGGCGGTTGGTGCTGCTAGCGTTATTGCCCCTGCTTATATTGCCGAAGTCTCGCCCGCCCACTTGCGCGGGAGGCTTGGCTCTCTGCAACAACTTGCGATCGTTACTGGTATTTTCGTTGCCCTGCTGTGCGACTACTTCATCGCTGTGGGTGCTGGTTCTGCCGAAGCCAACTTCTGGTTTGGAGTACCTGCTTGGCGTTGGATGTTCTGGACTGAGATACCGCCTGCGATCGCCTACGGAGTTGGAGCGCTGATGATTCCAGAATCACCCCGCTACTTGGTTGCCCAAGGTCGGGAAGCGGAAGCTGCGTCCGTTTTAGCAAAGGTTGTAGGTGGAGATGTTCAGGCTAAAATTGCGGAGATCCGGCAGACCGTCATCCGGGATCGCAAACCTGAACTGTCAGATTTATTCGGTAGGCATGGTCTTCTGCAAATAGTCTGGGTGGGACTTGGGTTATCTGTCCTGCAACAGTTGGTTGGCATTAACGTGATTTTCTACTACAGCAGCGTGTTGTGGCAGGCGGTGGGTTTCTCAGAACAAAACTCTCTGTGGATTACGGTAATTACCAGCGTCACCAATATCGTGACAACGCTAGTAGCGATCGCGTTCGTAGACAAATTTGGACGCAAGCCTCTACTCATTCTCGGTTCTATTGGCATGACTCTCACGCTGGGAACTTTGGCGAGCGTCTTTGGCAGTGCGCCTCTAGATGCAGCAGGCAACCCAGCCCTAACTGGAAATTCCGGCATAATTGCCCTGCTGGCAGCTAACCTCTACGTCTTCTGCTTCGGCTTCTCATGGGGGCCAGTCGTGTGGGTAATGTTGGGAGAAATGTTTAACAATAGGATTCGCGGTGCGGCGCTATCGGTAGCGGCTGCTGCCCAGTGGGTTGCTAACTTTGGAGTGTCTACTACCTTTCCACCACTCAAGGATGTGGGTTTAGGTTTTGCGTATGGTCTGTACACAATTGCTGCTGCAATTTCTCTGTTCTTTGTCTTGCTGCTGATTAAAGAAACTAAGGGCAAAGAACTTGAGGATATGGTGTAGTTGACTCTCCTTTGGCTAAAGCACAAAGGATTCTAGCGGCAGGCTCAAGCGGAGGATGAATCCACCCGCTTGAGCCTTCACGCTATTTGGGGACTGCCATCGATCTCACCCTCTACATCAGCTATAGCCATTGCAGCTACAGCCTCCTGAAGATTCAGAGGGCATGAAAAATCCAACCATTGGCCGTTATTTTGACTAGACATCTCTGAAATAAAATCAATCTCAGCTAAAGTTGCTTAAAACTAAGATGTGACAAAATATTTATTACTGAAAAATTAGTAATGTACTATCATATATCAAACAAAATCCGTAATAAAGTAAACAATTCATCGCTTAAAAATATGAGCAGCTACAATAATTAATAGAGGCAGCTCAATTATTCCCTAAAAATCAACGAGCAAAAATTGAAAAAGCTAAAGTGAGGATAATTAAAAAAAGTGGTGGTAGAAAAGCAAAAACATCATTATCTAAAATTGCCTGTAACCCCGCGATAAATCGCTGAATTGCTATTTGTTAATCCGCAAGCCATGAATCCTTTCAGCCTAAATTTGTAAGAATCTCTGCAAAAACTGTTAGAAAATTAACCGATTTGGGAACTCTGAGAGTATATATAGTGTTGTGTTCTCTGAGTAACGCGAATGAATGTCAGACCTGGTTATGCTGCTAAGGCTACTCAACAGTTCCCCCTGCGTCTGATTCTTATAGT comes from the Microcoleus sp. FACHB-831 genome and includes:
- a CDS encoding neutral zinc metallopeptidase, whose product is MRWELGRRSSNVEDRRGSGVSGPVVGGGIGAVFLAVIVALLGGDPSVVFQQGQQQAPSDRSYPESTRTQTSGASDRMAEFVSVVLADTEDTWNSLFRQMGANYVEPKLVIYSNAVESACGYARSAVGPFYCPRDQKVYIDLSFYRDLKYKYNAPGDFAQAYVIAHEVGHHVQNLMGISGKVQTLQRQVDAREANQLSVRLELQADCFAGVWANHANRSRQVLEAGDVEEALNAASSIGDDRLQSQAKGYVVPDSFTHGSSAQRARWFKQGIQTGDPAQCNTFAAANL
- a CDS encoding sugar porter family MFS transporter, producing MTIHNQPVIHKASTSYVLMLAVVAAIGGFLFGFDTAVINGAVAALGKAYQANSVLVGLAVSSALLGSAVGAFFAGQLADRYGRVKTMVVAAGLFFISAVGSGIAFNIWDFMFWRLVGGLAVGAASVIAPAYIAEVSPAHLRGRLGSLQQLAIVTGIFVALLCDYFIAVGAGSAEANFWFGVPAWRWMFWTEIPPAIAYGVGALMIPESPRYLVAQGREAEAASVLAKVVGGDVQAKIAEIRQTVIRDRKPELSDLFGRHGLLQIVWVGLGLSVLQQLVGINVIFYYSSVLWQAVGFSEQNSLWITVITSVTNIVTTLVAIAFVDKFGRKPLLILGSIGMTLTLGTLASVFGSAPLDAAGNPALTGNSGIIALLAANLYVFCFGFSWGPVVWVMLGEMFNNRIRGAALSVAAAAQWVANFGVSTTFPPLKDVGLGFAYGLYTIAAAISLFFVLLLIKETKGKELEDMV